The DNA segment AGATCAGGACGATGAGTATATGCAATATCATCCTTCACATAGAAGCCTACTCCCCGGCATAGGTGCAGCTTGGTTGGGACAAAAAGTTGTAACCAGATATCGCAATATTTAGGAGAGCCTCTTGATCATTCTTTAGCTTAGTCTCAGTTACACTTAATACAGATATGGGGAATGTAATTCGGATAGCATATTAACCAGATTATCAAAATTAGCCTGCAAGCTCCTAATATTACAATTAAGAAAGGAGAGTGAATTATTAGTTAGACACTTTACAATATCTTCATTAGCATGAAAGTCATGTGTAGTgaaataattaaaattcaagTCAGAGGGCATATGAAGATCAATATCTAAATTAGTAAGATGACCAATGTTGGAAATAGAAGAAGTTATATCGAGTCAAGGTAATGAGGCATAGCTGGATGGACAACTGGAGCTATCAAGATAAGGGACTCCTCCGGGACACCTATCACAAAACTTACAAGTATCAATAGAACTTATCTtttaagatgatgatgatggaatATCAGCAGAGGAGTTGATAGGTATCACAGGAGAGTCAGCATTCTTCCTCAAGAAAATTTTTCCAGCATTAGTCCACAGGAACTTGTAActgttgtcttttttaaattttaagcaatcTTTGAAAAGTTCCTTATTCTTTGACGTTAAGCTTTCATTGATAAAGATCTTCTTATCAACAGGGAAGCCAAGGTCTGCCGTGGTGATAGATTTCAGCCTTTTCCTTGAACGATACAAGTTTTCCCTCGTCTCTCGTCTTACAAACTTTACTATTATGGCAGGGTCCACTGATGCCCTACTACTTGGAATTCGATGACTAATGGATATATCTTTCCTTTCCATTGGAATACCCATCTTCTCACTTAGCTGAAGTACAATGTTATTAGTTTCTTCCTCCTGGGGTTCCTCAGGGAGAGGAATGCCACGAATTTCAGTGCAGTCTCTTCTAGTATACTGCTCCAAGTCATTAAGACACTTCTGAGCTAACTTTAAATCATTTGCAGAACTTAATACTTGAGCTTTTAGGCTCACATATTCTTGCTGAAGTGCCTTATTTTTCTCTTGAAGCGCCGTAAGAGCCTCTTCCATCTTCTCACATTTCGTATTCAACGATTTCACCGTCGCTAATGCTTCCTGAAGTTGTTCAGAAAGTGGGCGCAATTTTTCATCTAAGATCTTCTCAAGTTTTTCCGCAGTAAGGTTTGGCATTGTTCTTGACATTAAAACGAATACACTGTATTAAGACACACAAAAACTCAACAAAGAATTAACAATATTGCAGGACATAAAAAGAAGACGTCCGCCATATTGCCTGACCGCTGACCGCTGACCGCTGACAGTATGAGTATTGAACAATACCTACAAAAAGTACAAGTATTTTTTTAAAGGGTAATTAAACTAGCTTCGgccaaaattaatttattttgtcaatttttgttgatgtttgtGACAACCTTAAATCTTGAAAGTAAAAGTTCCAAGTGGTTTAATAATGAAGTTGGCTTAATGTTCAACTCTATTTACATGTAAGCAAACAGCGTCTCCTGGCTCATAAAGGGTAGTTAAGCAGGAAATTTCTAAAAGAATCCCATATACTTCATAGCATGATTATTCCTTTTTTCTTGACTGCTTATTTTATACTTTCATCATCTGGCATTTTCcattataataattgttaatttctgAAATCTGCCATTCAGGTGTTTccggattttttttcttttagatgCTTACAGTTTATGTCTTTAACCCATCATGGcccttttcaaaagaaaagcaagagaagaagagaaagagtCTAAGCAACAGACAGGTAAAGTGGTCTAAACTGAAGCAAGTTTCAATCTGAACCTAAATTTATCTGACTGAGTCTAAGCTCTTTGAATTGAGGTTTTCTGGCAGTGGTTGATGTACTGTAGTAGATACTACTGGTGCactcttaaaggggctaggtcacgctgttttaggtaattttgtttaaaattgttagttatgagctctaaacatcaaattggtagagcaagagtctttcatttgcaaaatcacggccacataacaatcgagaatgattttccagctgtttaaatggcattttgatataaactgatataaatttgaaaaaaggtgggccgacgtttttcaaatttacccaaatgcaatccactgcaatcctccccagttttgtccatccttgtcccttcttagctttcctgtgctttgtttgagttcttctatagttttgagccgttattttgttatttcagttaattctatgaccatttgatcaatgctgaaattgcctaaaatttcgtgacctagcccctttaacgttTTGCCAATGAAGGACATCCATTTCATAGAGTCTTGCATAACAACAAAACCTGGGTGATGTTCTCTTTATGTGAGTGGCAAAGAGTGGCTAGTTTAGGTGCCTGCTGTCTAGAGGAATCCCCAAAAGGACCCATCAAATGGCCAAAACTGATTATGGTTTAAATAATCTTGTATTGTCTGCACTGTGTATGCGAATGCCACCTTTTAGTCATGTGCGGTTtgttcatacatgtatgtgattTTGACAGATGTTTTTGGCAATGAACAAAGTCAGCTCCTAGTTGCAAGCAAAAAGTTTCCATCTTCTTCCCAGCATTCTCATCAGACAAAAAGGCAATTTGACCTTGTTGGAAATCAAAGCGCAAAGAAAATTCATGCAATTGTAAAAATCAAATGTACAAAATATTGCACTAAACAGTGTGGAGCAAAAATGAGCAATTTTTACAAATCAGCTTTTTTGCTCTGTCCAAGGTGGTTTTAAAATggattatttattattttattttaatagtCATACCATTTCAATTggagtattattattatttctattgtGTTCGTGTTCATTTTAGTTATTACCACTAAGAACTGTAATATGCAAGCTTAAAACTCATCCATGCAGAAGGAATTTTGtgtgtcaatttttttatcaaagcAAACATCTTGCTTATGTGGAtaggacaacaacaacatttagaAACTCTGCTTGGCTTGTGTACCGGGAATGAGCCTTGTGGTGGTGATACATAGCAAAATAAGCCAAGAGGGCTTGCAAACCTGTGAAACCTCTAAATTTACTCTCAAGATCAACTTTAACACACATGCAGTTATTTATCATTTAAAACGCTGACTCTATAGCTTTTCAGCAGATACAAATTTGCCTCAGTGCTTTCTTGCAATTTCGTCATTACATTTCTGTTGCACATTTTATCCGTGTGAGCTATGAATCGTAATCTGAAGACGAATTAGCCAGGAAATCCCTAACCCAAGCTAAGGATAGTCCACCAGATGCAAAGGATGGTTttcgctttgaaactgaaaagGTGCGAATACAAGTCTGAATCAATCAACCTCTAAGTTGACCCCTGTTCTTggtgtttatttgttttgcagCTAGTTCTTTATGTCAAAGTGATATCATAGAATCCATAAGACAACTTTACAAAACGTGTGAAGGGGTGGTTTACCCATTTCCTTGGTGTGAAGGTTTCAGCTTCCAACTAGAGAACATTTTCACCAGACTTAAGATAGtcgcaaaagaaaagacacaCGGAACGCTGACGAAAGAAATCACCAACATGACAAGTATTTTTACATCACACGAAGAATGCCAAGATTCACGGATTGTCCTGATTGAGGGTGAACCCGGCATGGGAAAGACGACCTACTGTCAAAAGCTGGCATATGATTGGGCAACTAAACAAGACCACCAATGGGATGAGTCTTTCCCAAGAGTAGAGGTGCTCCTGCTCCTCAGATGTCGTGACATTGATTCTAGCATCTGGGAGGCTATCGACGATCAAATTCTGCCGGAAGGAATTGACCCAGAgttgaaagaaacgtttttccGTTTTGTGCTAGAAAACCCTGCTAAAGTCCTGTTAGTGCTCGATGGGTTAGACGAGGCAGACCCTCAAAAATTGGCTGTGTACTTTAGTCTTGTTCAAAGAAAGCTGCTCCCTGGTTGTCACATTGTTCTTACTTCTCGTCATGAAGCAGGAAATAAAGTAAGACCTTTCCCGGACACACTGTTGGAGATTGTGGGATTCACGAGTAGTGATGCGAAGGGTTTTATAAGGAAGTATTTTCGACCCGCAGGACAAATGGCAGAGAAGCTGATAGAAGTACTGTGGCATCAGCGTATTGAAGGGAATTTAGAAGAACTAACAAAAAACCCTTTATATACATCTCTTCTCTGTGTGCTTTTCGAAGATTTTGGCGGCGTTCTACCCAGCAACACAACACAGCTATACTTAGAGATTGTTCTCTTAGTTTTGATACGATACGAAACGAAGTACCGTTTACCAAGGAGTGGTGAAGACCTTCTAATAGTTTACAAGAAGGAACTGATGACCCTAGGAAAAATGGCGCAAGAATCTCTTTTTAAAGGAGAGGGGCATTTCGAAGATGTCGAAGGGAATTTCAA comes from the Montipora foliosa isolate CH-2021 unplaced genomic scaffold, ASM3666993v2 scaffold_215, whole genome shotgun sequence genome and includes:
- the LOC137986503 gene encoding uncharacterized protein codes for the protein MPNLTAEKLEKILDEKLRPLSEQLQEALATVKSLNTKCEKMEEALTALQEKNKALQQEYVSLKAQVLSSANDLKLAQKCLNDLEQYTRRDCTEIRGIPLPEEPQEEETNNIVLQLSEKMGIPMERKDISISHRIPSSRASVDPAIIVKFVRRETRENLYRSRKRLKSITTADLGFPVDKKIFINESLTSKNKELFKDCLKFKKDNSYKFLWTNAGKIFLRKNADSPVIPINSSADIPSSSS